In Actinobacillus equuli, the genomic stretch CTGCTGTGGTTGAAGCGGTTGCCAGTGACATTAACGCCCCTGAAATCGGTGCAAGTAAATAAGACGGTAAACCTGAAGCGGTTAACGCTTCAATTAACACATCTTTTAAACCCGAATTGGCAATAATACCGGCTAATGCCCCCGTACCTAATAACATCACGGCAACTGGTGACATTTTTAATAAGCCTGAAGTCGCAAATTGATTTACTTGTTTTAATTTGCCCATTGCCAACGCACCGACTAAACCACCAAACGGTAATGCGATCAGCGGGTCAATTTTAATATCCGCGATAGGACGTAATGCTAATAAGATAATCGCACAAAGCGGTGCGGCAATTGCCGGCAGGAAAGCGGGTAAATTTTGCAGATTATTTGCAGAAACTTCATTATCCGCCACTTTTGAACCCTTGTTGATAAGGCGTTTGGCTAAAAAATAGGTCAGAATAATACCGAAGATAGCCGGAATGATACCCGCCGCCATCACAGAAGTTAGCGGTAGATGGAAAGCGTCTGAAGCGGCAATCGCATTGGGATTCGGCGACATTAAGTTACCCGCTTTACCGCCACCAATCATCGCTAATAAGATAGCCGGTTTCGATAAATTGCCACGTTTCGCTAACGCTAATGCGATTGGGGAAACGGTAATAACCGCCACGTCCACGAATACCCCAACAGCAGTTAAAATCATGGTTGAAAGTACTAGCGCAAGCAATGCTCGGGTTTCGCCTAATTTTTTCACGATGGTTTCGGCGATAGTACTTGCCGCACCGGATTCAATTAATACACCGGCTAATACACCCGCAGCTAAGATCCGCATGACCGCCGTGGTAATCCCTTGTGCACCGCCAATCATTAAGCTCACGGTTTGCGACAGATCCGCACCACCGATTAAACCACCGACCAATGCACCAATTAACATACCGTATGCCGGCGGTACTTTCTTTAAAATTAAAACTATCGCGACTGATAGTGCCACAACAGCACCGACTGCAGTTACCGCAACCATAATATTCTCCTTAATACCCAAAACATAAATACAAAAATAAATTGTTCGGCATTATGCGGATTTTTAATGGAAAGTCGTTAGTGAAAATTACAAAAAATAACGAGTTACACCGGCTAATATTGTAAAATTCAACAAATCAAGGCATTAAAATCGCACCTAAATATAAAATAAATTTATCTTCTATCTTATTGAAAGATAAAGAAGTTATTTGTTCGATTCGTTCTAAACGATAACGTAAGGTATTTTGATGAATAAACAATTTTTCCGAAGCGTGAACCAGATCACAATTTGACAAAAAATATTGCTGCAAACTTTTAAACAGCACGTTTTTCTCATCTTGAGAAATTAACTGTTGAACCGGTGTAAATAATTCTTTGGCTTGCCACGAATGAGAAAAATCCGCTAATAGCGCCTGTAAGCGATAATTTTCAAAACAGATAATCTGCTTCTTCGTATGATTATTTTCCGCATACGCTAAGGTGTGTAATGCAGACTGATAAGAAAAATGCGCTTCGACAAAATGTCCAACCTGACAACCGATCACCATACGATAATCCGTTTCAACCGTTTGTGACGGAAACAACTGGTTAAGTGTTTTATGTTTTTGTCGATGAAGTAATTCTTCTGCCGGTAGTAGCAAAACTAATTTATCTAAATCAACCACAACAACACTAGCATTCTGTTGCTGCTGCTCTAAATGTAATAATACGGTCTGCAATTCTTCCGAAGTAGGATTATTTAATTTGATAATAATCGCAGCCAGTGCTTGAGCCGGATTCAAATTAAAGAAACGAGCTTGTTGCTCTGTTTGTTCTCTATTTAAGCTGCCTTTTAATAATTGGCGAATAAATTCTTCTTTATAGCGGCGCTGCCAACGTTCCGTTTCTAAAACGATCGCTTGTTCGACAATTAATTCCGCCGCCATAGTGACTAATTCCGCATAATGACGAACAGCCTCCGGTGCACCGGAAATGCCGATCACGCCGATCGTTTTACCTAAATAGCGAATCGGTAAATTCAGCCCTTCTCTCGCTTCATAGTTCCACTGTTTTGCTAATTTTTCGTCAATTTCTACCGCTTGATCATGACGTAATACAATTACGGCACCGGTATGACGCTCACCTACGCGGCTCGGGTCGCCGGAGGCAATAATAATGCCCTGTTCGTCCATCACATTCACCGAGTTCGGAATAATTTGCATGGTGCGTTTGACAATAGCTTGTGCGGTTTGTTTGTCTAGTTTCATCATTTCTTCTCTAATTAACGCTAAAAATCAGCGACAAGCGGTCAAATTTTTCCAATTTTTTGCAAAAAAACAGAAAAAATAAACCGCTTAAAAAACAATCCCCTGACAAGCAGGGGATATAAAGGTTAGTGTTTAAGAATATATAGGTTACGCAATAAAATGTCATCTTGCGGATCTTTGCCACTATAACCTTTTACATACGGTTTGACTAAACGTGGGTTCACATAGTTATAAATCGGCACAATAGCGTAATCGTCCGCCAGTACTTTTTCCGCTTTCGCATAAGCGGTCGCTCTACCTTCCGCATCCGTAGCTTTGTAGGACTCCGCTACCGCTGCATCATACGCTTTACTTGCATAACCTGTTTTGTTATTACTTGAATCCGATAGGAAATAAGTCACAAAAGTGCTTGCTTGGTTATAATCTGCCGACCAGCCCGCACGTGCTAAATCATACTTGCCTTCACGGCGTGTATCTAAATAGGTTTTCCATTCCTGATTTTCTAATTCAACTTGAACCAGCCCTTTAGTATTGGCTTTCCATAATGAAGCGGCTGCAATTGCAATTTTTTTATGGTTGTCATTGGTGTTGTATAAAATTGAGAATTTCAACGGATTCGCTTTGCTGAACCCAGCTTCTTCTAATAATTTAACCGCTTGTGCATTACGCTCTGCCATTGCTTGCTGGCTATATTCAGGCGATTGAATTTTCTGCCCTTCGTGAATATAGGTCGGCGTAAACACATAAGTCGGCGTTTGTCCTTGTCCTAGTACTTTATCAGTGATAATCGTACGATCGAGTGCTAAATTCAATGCTTTACGTACTCGAGGATCATCAAACGGTTTTCTGTTCAAATTGATTTCATATAAATAAGTAGAAAGCGTTCTTGCGGTAAAAACTTCTTCCGGTAGATCTTTTTTCAACTTAGCAAACTGTTCCGGCGGTAACGTATAATTCGTTACATCTAAATCACCTGCTTTATAACGAGCCACATCAGTAGTTGCATTCGGAATAGCTAAATATGTCGCTTTATTGATCACGGTTTCTTTGTCATTCCAATAATTTGTATTACGCTCAAACACGATTTTTTCATTGATAACGTGTTCAGCTAATTTATACGCTCCGTTGCCAACTAAGTTCGCTTTTTTGGCCCAACTATCACCAAACTGTTCCACCACTTTTTTATTTACCGGCAATAATGATGAATGGGTGGTTAATTCGTTTGCATAAGGAACCGGATTAGTTAATGACAGCACTAACGTATAATCATCTACCGCTTTCACACCCAGTTCTTCCGGTTTTTTCTTGCCATCAATAATCTCTTGCGCATTTTCTACTTGTAGATAAGTCAGATAACTTGCGTAAGGCGAGGCGGTTAATGGATTGGCTAAGCGTTGCCACGCATAGACAAAATCATGTGCCGTTACCGGCTCTCCGTTTGCCCATTTTGCATTTTGACGCAATTTAAATGTCCAGGTTTTGTAATCGGGAGAACTCTGCCAGCTCTCTGCCACACCGGCTTGTAATTTTCCTTCTTCATCTTTAGTAATCAGCCCTTCAAACAGCTGATAAGCGACTTGTGATTCAGGCACACCTTCTATTTTTTGTGGATCAAAACTAGCCGGCTCTGAACCGTTATTAATAATAATTTCTTGTTTTTCCGCCAATACCGTTCCTTCCGGCACTTTTGCGGCAAAAGCCGTGCTGGATAAGCCAAGTACGATTGCGATATTTAATAATGAGCGAGTCAGTTTTGTTTGCATAATTATTCCCTTTATTTGAATAAATATATAAGATATATATCCTTAAAGTTTTAAAATAAAAAAATCACTTTGTAAAGCGCTACGTTTTAATTCTTCTCGCTTTTTTTCCATTTTGTGATAGGAATCACCTTTTATTGAAAATAATTTAATAAATATAACTCAGGTAATCACGCTATAAAGCCTAATAAAGCATAGATAAGCGTCTATATAGATTAGATAACTTAGAATAAAATTCTGTATTTTCTCAAAAACAGGCATTTTTTTACTTGCTTGTTAGAATAAAAAACGCCATTTCTTGCCAAAATAGCGTTTTACTTTCATTTTTTTAACCGCTATATTCATTAACAACAATAAGCAAGCGGTTGCTCTTGCAAAAAAGAGAGCAAATTTAACCGCTTATTTATTCATATGCATTCACAACATTTATTTTAGAGTTGGACAATATCATGGCAAAAACATTATACGAAAAACTATTTGATGCTCACGTTGTATATGAAGCCGCAGGCGAAACGCCGATTCTTTATATCAACCGCCATTTAATTCATGAAGTGACAAGCCCGCAAGCGTTTGACGGTTTACGTGTTGCCGGCCGCCAAGTTCGTCAAGTTAACAAAACATTCGGCACAATGGATCACAGTATTTCTACTCAAGTGCGTGATGTAAATAAATTAGAAGGTCAGGCGAAAATCCAAGTTTTAGAATTAGCGAAAAACTGTGAAGCAAGCGGTATTTCGTTATTCGATATGCAAACCAAAGAACAGGGTATTGTACACGTAATGGGACCGGAGCAAGGTTTAACCCTACCGGGTATGACGATTGTATGCGGTGACTCGCACACCGCAACACACGGTGCTTTCGGTGCGCTTGCATTTGGTATCGGTACTTCTGAAGTAGAACACGTACTTGCCACTCAAACCTTAAAACAAGCGCGTGCGAAAAGTATGAAAGTGGAAGTTCGCGGTAAAGTCAATCCGGGCATTACCGCAAAAGATATCGTGCTTGCAATTATCGGTAAAACAACCATGGCGGGCGGTACCGGCCATGTGGTGGAGTTCTGCGGTGAAGCGATCCGTGACTTATCGATGGAAGGTCGTATGACGGTATGTAATATGGCGATTGAGTTCGGTGCAAAAGCCGGTTTAGTCGCACCGGATGAAACTACATTCGCCTACTTAAAAGGTCGCCCGCACGCACCAAAAGGTAAAGATTGGGACGATGCGGTCGAATATTGGAAAACTTTAAAATCAGACGATGATGCGGTCTTTGATACGGTGGTGGTATTAGAAGCGAAAGATATTGCGCCACAAGTGACTTGGGGAACCAACCCGGGTCAAGTCATCGGTATTGACCAAGTGGTACCGAATCCGGCTGAAATGGCGGACCCGGTGACGAAAGCTTCAGCAGAAAAAGCTCTCGCATATATTGGTTTAGATGCTAACACCGATATGACAAATATCCCTGTAGATCAAGTATTTATCGGATCTTGTACTAATTCTCGTATTGAAGACTTACGTGCGGCAGCGGCGGTAATGAAAGGCCGTAAAAAAGCGGATAACGTAAAACGTGTATTAGTTGTACCAGGCTCAGGTTTAGTAAAAGAACAAGCGGAAAGAGAAGGTTTAGATAAGATCTTTATCGAAGCGGGCGCAGAATGGCGTAATCCGGGCTGCTCAATGTGTTTAGGTATGAATGATGACCGTTTAGGCGAATGGGAACGTTGTGCTTCAACCTCTAATCGTAACTTTGAAGGTCGCCAAGGTCGTAACGGTCGTACCCACTTAGTAAGCCCGGCAATGGCAGCTGCAGCGGCGATGTTCGGTAAATTCGTTGATATTCGTCACGTGGAATTAAATTAAGGATAAAAAAATGGCAGGATTAAAACAACACTCAGGTTTGGTCGTTCCGCTTGATGCGGCGAATGTGGATACTGATGCAATCATTCCAAAACAGTTCTTACAAGCAATTACTCGTGTCGGCTTCGGTAAACATTTATTCCACGAATGGCGTTATTTAGATGCGGAAGAAACCCAATTAAATCCGGATTTCGTGTTAAATTTCCCACAATATCAAGGGGCAACCATTTTACTGGCACGTAAAAATCTAGGTTGCGGCTCTTCACGTGAACACGCACCATGGGCGTTAGCCGATTACGGTTTTAAAGTGATGATCGCACCGAGTTTTGCGGACATTTTCTATAACAATAGCTTAAATAACCATATGCTCCCGATTCGCTTAAGTGAAGAAGAAGTGGAAGAAATTTTCCAATGGGTATGGGCGAACGAAGGTAAACAAATCCATATTGATTTAGAAGCAATGACGGTAACGGTCGGTGACAAAGTTTACCGTTTCGAGTTAGACGAATTCCGCCGTCACTGTTTATTAAATGGTTTGGATAATATCGGTTTGACCCTACAACACGAAGATGCTATCGCAGCTTACGAAAGTAAGATTCCGGCATTTTTACGTTAGTCTGATAAAACTAAAGCCAAGTATCACTACTTGGCTTTCTTTTATTGGTTCTTATAAAAATCCGAAATATGACAAACAAAGTCTTCTAGCATTTCTATTTTCTGCGCCTCGGTGACGTTTTCTGATACAGTAGCAGAAACCGCATCATAAATACCTTCCGCAAAACGCTTCGCATCCAATGCGTAATTCACACAGAAGGTATGAGTACAATCCCCTCGATACTCATTAGACGATAATAACCAGTTAGACACATTGTTATCATTACACTCCCCGGAATACCAATACTGGCTTGCTTTAATCGCCACCTCACGTTTTAAGCAGTAACAGTTTGTATCAATATGGTTCTTACGTTCTAAACAGATCGTGCCAGAAATACCTAGGGCATCTGACGATATATCGATATCACCAACCAATTTGTAATATTTACCGACCGATTCAAACGTATCTTGGCAAATAAATTTTCCGGTTTCCACATTCATAAAGTTACGCATACTATAAACGTAATCATATTGGTGTGCGGTAAGCTGACGAACACAATTTTCAATATGTTCTGGCTCATACCAGTTATCATCGTCCAAATAACAAATGAGATCTTCTTTAACCAAAAACGGGGCTATCGCATTAATACTGCTATTTGTCCAGCCGTTCGCACCAGTATTCATCGGTAGGTATGTCACTACCACGTGTGGATACTTCTCTACAATCGCTTTCGCATTAGTAAAGAATTGTTCACCATCAACAAAGACATAGTGCTTACAATTGGTATAGCTCTGCTGCTGTACACTTAAAATAGCTCGTTCTAAATGCGGACGACCTATTGTTGATGTAATAATTGCTACAGAAGGGGCTGTAACAGACATTATTCACTCCTCAGGGATAAATTTATAATTTTATATTTGATACTTGGTTTTATCACCAATATCAAAATGTAATGGCATTCGCCATTTTTGAATACTTAATATAAGTAACAATAGACCACAAACAATACTGAATAGTTGTAATAATATATTTTGCTCAAAAACGATCGATAACCAAAGTACTGCCATTAAAATAGGCTGAAAATTTAAGCCGAATACTCTAAAGCAAAAATACTCTTTGTAACTTAAGCCGCCGATGGTAAATAACATTGCACCCAATGCCATCAACGGTAGGTTGAAAATATAGCACAATAATCCAATCCATACCGCAAATTGAAACAGAAAACGGAAAGTTTTTAAATAGAGATGTAAAGACGAGGCAAGCAATACGCCAGCAATAAGTAAACCTTTCTGTGCGATCTGCATTTGATAAGGCAACAAGAATACCATCAATGTTGCAACCACAAAGCCCATCCGATATAGAATAACGGTTAAGTAATCCCAAAAATCCATAGGTGATTGAATATGTGGATCAGCCATTTTTTACTCCTTTTATAAATAACAAGCGGTCAATTTTTCGCAAAATTTTGCAAGAAATTGACCGCTTGAGAAAGAAAAGCCTTACAGCTTACGCTTTGTGACTATCTTGATAGTCTTTTGCCGCTTTTACAAAGCCGGCAAATAATGGGTGACCGTCACGTGGGGTTGACGTGAATTCCGGATGGAATTGCGCTGCAATAAACCATGGGTGATTCGGCACTTCAATAATTTCCACTAATTTACGGTCTGCCGATAAGCCACTCACTTTTAAGCCTGCCGCTTCGATTTGTGGTAATAAAGTATTGTTAACTTCATAACGGTGACGATGGCGCTCAACAATGGTTTCCGCACCATACACTTCACGTGCTTTAGTACCTTCGATTAAGTGGCATTGTTGCGCACCTAAACGCATTGTACCGCCTAAATCCGAATCGTCAGAGCGTGTTTCCACATTACCTGACTCATCTTGCCATTCGGTAATCAAGCCAACTACCGGTTGTGGGCAATCTTTATCAAACTCAGATGAATTTGCTTGGGTTAAACCCGCTACGTTACGTGCATATTCGATTAATGCGATCTGCATACCTAAACAAATACCTAAATAAGGAATTTTGTTCTCACGTGCATATTGTGCGGTACGGATTTTACCTTCTACACCGCGGTAGCCGAAGCCGCCCGGTACTAAAATCGCATCTAAGCCATGGAGTAATTCAACACCTTTGGTTTCGATATCTTGTGAATCAATATACTTGATATTTACCGTTAAGCGATTGGTTAAACCGGCGTGTTTTAACGCTTCGTTTACTGATTTATACGCATCCGGTAATTCAACATATTTACCCACCATACCGATGGTTACTTCACCGGTTGGGTTAGCTTGGCGATAAAGCACTTGTTCCCATTCGCTTAAATCCGCTTCCGGACAATCTAAACGAAAACGATCGCAAACGAAGCTATCTAAGCCTTGTGATTTAAGTAATTCAGGAATACGGTAAATCGAATCCACGTCTTTTAATGAAATAACCGCACGTTCCGGTACATTACAAAATAATGCGATTTTTTTACGCTCATTGCTTGGAATCGCACGATCCGAACGACAAATTAACACATCCGGTTGAATACCGATTGAAAGTAATTCTTTCACTGAGTGTTGAGTCGGTTTCGTTTTCACTTCGCCTGCAGTCGGAATATACGGCACTAAAGTTAAGTGCATAAATAAGGTTTTTTCACGACCGACATCCACTGCTAACTGACGTAACGCTTCTAAGAACGGTAACGATTCGATATCGCCCACCGTACCACCAACTTCAACGATAACCACGTCACGACCTTTACCGCCTTCAATCACACGTTCTTTAATTTCATTGGTGATATGCGGAATTACTTGAATTGTCGCGCCTAAATAATCGCCGCGACGTTCTTTACGTAATACTTCAGAATAAATCTTACCGCTGGTAAAGTTGTTCGCTTTGCTCATTTTAGAACGAATAAAACGCTCATAGTGACCTAAGTCTAAGTCGGTTTCCGCCCCGTCTTGCGTAACAAAAACTTCACCGTGTTGCGTTGGGCTCATTGTACCCGGGTCAACGTTGATATAAGGATCCAGCTTCATAATGGTTACATTTAAACCACGAGCTTCGAGAATTGATGCGAGAGATGCAGCGGCAATACCTTTGCCTAAAGATGAAACAACACCGCCCGTCACGAAAATATAATTCGTTGCCATTTTTGATCTGCCTTTGATAATCAGTTAAATAGATAAGAAAATTCGGAATGGATAGTAAAATAAAACTATCAGGACGGGAGCGTAGTATACAGTAAAAGGTATTTTTGTGCTATCGGAAAAATCAGCAAGCGGTCAAATTTAACCAATTTTTTACAACTTTATTTTGCAATAAAAAAGAAAAATTTGACCGGCTTGTTCAATTCAGAAATTTTGTGAACAAGATCAAACAACAAGCAGTAACCGTTTCTATTTACATAGGATTACATGGGATAATTCCTTATCTTTTTAAAATCTTAAGGAGCTTATATGAAACTCAAAAAACTTGCTT encodes the following:
- a CDS encoding GntP family permease, with amino-acid sequence MVAVTAVGAVVALSVAIVLILKKVPPAYGMLIGALVGGLIGGADLSQTVSLMIGGAQGITTAVMRILAAGVLAGVLIESGAASTIAETIVKKLGETRALLALVLSTMILTAVGVFVDVAVITVSPIALALAKRGNLSKPAILLAMIGGGKAGNLMSPNPNAIAASDAFHLPLTSVMAAGIIPAIFGIILTYFLAKRLINKGSKVADNEVSANNLQNLPAFLPAIAAPLCAIILLALRPIADIKIDPLIALPFGGLVGALAMGKLKQVNQFATSGLLKMSPVAVMLLGTGALAGIIANSGLKDVLIEALTASGLPSYLLAPISGALMSLATASTTAGTVVASNVFSATLIELGVSALAGAAMIHAGATVFDHMPHGSFFHATGGSVNMDMKERLKLIPYETAVGLIMTIVSTLVFGVFKLF
- a CDS encoding CdaR family transcriptional regulator, coding for MKLDKQTAQAIVKRTMQIIPNSVNVMDEQGIIIASGDPSRVGERHTGAVIVLRHDQAVEIDEKLAKQWNYEAREGLNLPIRYLGKTIGVIGISGAPEAVRHYAELVTMAAELIVEQAIVLETERWQRRYKEEFIRQLLKGSLNREQTEQQARFFNLNPAQALAAIIIKLNNPTSEELQTVLLHLEQQQQNASVVVVDLDKLVLLLPAEELLHRQKHKTLNQLFPSQTVETDYRMVIGCQVGHFVEAHFSYQSALHTLAYAENNHTKKQIICFENYRLQALLADFSHSWQAKELFTPVQQLISQDEKNVLFKSLQQYFLSNCDLVHASEKLFIHQNTLRYRLERIEQITSLSFNKIEDKFILYLGAILMP
- a CDS encoding ABC transporter substrate-binding protein; this encodes MQTKLTRSLLNIAIVLGLSSTAFAAKVPEGTVLAEKQEIIINNGSEPASFDPQKIEGVPESQVAYQLFEGLITKDEEGKLQAGVAESWQSSPDYKTWTFKLRQNAKWANGEPVTAHDFVYAWQRLANPLTASPYASYLTYLQVENAQEIIDGKKKPEELGVKAVDDYTLVLSLTNPVPYANELTTHSSLLPVNKKVVEQFGDSWAKKANLVGNGAYKLAEHVINEKIVFERNTNYWNDKETVINKATYLAIPNATTDVARYKAGDLDVTNYTLPPEQFAKLKKDLPEEVFTARTLSTYLYEINLNRKPFDDPRVRKALNLALDRTIITDKVLGQGQTPTYVFTPTYIHEGQKIQSPEYSQQAMAERNAQAVKLLEEAGFSKANPLKFSILYNTNDNHKKIAIAAASLWKANTKGLVQVELENQEWKTYLDTRREGKYDLARAGWSADYNQASTFVTYFLSDSSNNKTGYASKAYDAAVAESYKATDAEGRATAYAKAEKVLADDYAIVPIYNYVNPRLVKPYVKGYSGKDPQDDILLRNLYILKH
- the leuC gene encoding 3-isopropylmalate dehydratase large subunit produces the protein MAKTLYEKLFDAHVVYEAAGETPILYINRHLIHEVTSPQAFDGLRVAGRQVRQVNKTFGTMDHSISTQVRDVNKLEGQAKIQVLELAKNCEASGISLFDMQTKEQGIVHVMGPEQGLTLPGMTIVCGDSHTATHGAFGALAFGIGTSEVEHVLATQTLKQARAKSMKVEVRGKVNPGITAKDIVLAIIGKTTMAGGTGHVVEFCGEAIRDLSMEGRMTVCNMAIEFGAKAGLVAPDETTFAYLKGRPHAPKGKDWDDAVEYWKTLKSDDDAVFDTVVVLEAKDIAPQVTWGTNPGQVIGIDQVVPNPAEMADPVTKASAEKALAYIGLDANTDMTNIPVDQVFIGSCTNSRIEDLRAAAAVMKGRKKADNVKRVLVVPGSGLVKEQAEREGLDKIFIEAGAEWRNPGCSMCLGMNDDRLGEWERCASTSNRNFEGRQGRNGRTHLVSPAMAAAAAMFGKFVDIRHVELN
- the leuD gene encoding 3-isopropylmalate dehydratase small subunit, which produces MAGLKQHSGLVVPLDAANVDTDAIIPKQFLQAITRVGFGKHLFHEWRYLDAEETQLNPDFVLNFPQYQGATILLARKNLGCGSSREHAPWALADYGFKVMIAPSFADIFYNNSLNNHMLPIRLSEEEVEEIFQWVWANEGKQIHIDLEAMTVTVGDKVYRFELDEFRRHCLLNGLDNIGLTLQHEDAIAAYESKIPAFLR
- a CDS encoding glycosyltransferase family 2 protein, which gives rise to MSVTAPSVAIITSTIGRPHLERAILSVQQQSYTNCKHYVFVDGEQFFTNAKAIVEKYPHVVVTYLPMNTGANGWTNSSINAIAPFLVKEDLICYLDDDNWYEPEHIENCVRQLTAHQYDYVYSMRNFMNVETGKFICQDTFESVGKYYKLVGDIDISSDALGISGTICLERKNHIDTNCYCLKREVAIKASQYWYSGECNDNNVSNWLLSSNEYRGDCTHTFCVNYALDAKRFAEGIYDAVSATVSENVTEAQKIEMLEDFVCHISDFYKNQ
- a CDS encoding DUF2301 domain-containing membrane protein, encoding MADPHIQSPMDFWDYLTVILYRMGFVVATLMVFLLPYQMQIAQKGLLIAGVLLASSLHLYLKTFRFLFQFAVWIGLLCYIFNLPLMALGAMLFTIGGLSYKEYFCFRVFGLNFQPILMAVLWLSIVFEQNILLQLFSIVCGLLLLILSIQKWRMPLHFDIGDKTKYQI
- the pyrG gene encoding glutamine hydrolyzing CTP synthase; this translates as MATNYIFVTGGVVSSLGKGIAAASLASILEARGLNVTIMKLDPYINVDPGTMSPTQHGEVFVTQDGAETDLDLGHYERFIRSKMSKANNFTSGKIYSEVLRKERRGDYLGATIQVIPHITNEIKERVIEGGKGRDVVIVEVGGTVGDIESLPFLEALRQLAVDVGREKTLFMHLTLVPYIPTAGEVKTKPTQHSVKELLSIGIQPDVLICRSDRAIPSNERKKIALFCNVPERAVISLKDVDSIYRIPELLKSQGLDSFVCDRFRLDCPEADLSEWEQVLYRQANPTGEVTIGMVGKYVELPDAYKSVNEALKHAGLTNRLTVNIKYIDSQDIETKGVELLHGLDAILVPGGFGYRGVEGKIRTAQYARENKIPYLGICLGMQIALIEYARNVAGLTQANSSEFDKDCPQPVVGLITEWQDESGNVETRSDDSDLGGTMRLGAQQCHLIEGTKAREVYGAETIVERHRHRYEVNNTLLPQIEAAGLKVSGLSADRKLVEIIEVPNHPWFIAAQFHPEFTSTPRDGHPLFAGFVKAAKDYQDSHKA